From one Brevibacterium sp. 'Marine' genomic stretch:
- a CDS encoding DUF6716 putative glycosyltransferase, giving the protein MTIPEPGDPHYSGPIFPPSLSDVPPRPSHLTERTRADGQSSQSTYPDGPVLPPRRSAGFAPIRILSISDSESYLKWATQLLSSLPDVEGRVFLVDNPILPTDEQIASAVAGTDWEHREVPVIARSDLARIIADHSPDIVIGAATGPIVAQVFLTAHTRTDRPALVSGLPGMGLPASGKGMNYRRLMDAFIAHSSAEVTAYTEASARSQVPCEVLLARLPMLRSEGIPQLTASPIAEAAPPSVGSPPSPPSPVGAPQIGAPALPRTLVFAPQAKVPAERADREAIIAAVADFADRHPESTAVIKMRSRPGEFETHHEQHSYFEILDDFRTREVPGAARIELGYGPLSDFLTDGSALVTVSSTAALESIDRGIPTLLISDFGFDAGLLNEVFEGSGATGTLADVAAGSIGFPDPEWLTENYFHVQDGQLRRDLGLLATRAQAGQLPNRRAALLKQKRMLLRAELRTVTPAPVVSAYRKLRRTR; this is encoded by the coding sequence ATGACGATTCCTGAACCAGGCGACCCCCACTACAGTGGGCCGATCTTTCCGCCGTCGCTCTCCGACGTCCCGCCGCGGCCCTCGCATCTGACCGAGCGCACCCGCGCGGACGGTCAGTCATCGCAGTCGACCTACCCGGACGGACCGGTGCTGCCGCCTCGGCGATCGGCCGGGTTCGCCCCGATCCGCATTCTCTCGATCTCCGACAGCGAATCCTACCTCAAGTGGGCGACCCAGCTGCTGTCGTCCCTGCCGGATGTCGAGGGACGCGTGTTCCTCGTCGACAACCCGATCCTGCCGACCGACGAGCAGATCGCCAGCGCCGTCGCCGGCACCGACTGGGAACACCGCGAGGTGCCCGTCATCGCCCGATCCGACCTTGCCCGCATCATCGCCGACCACTCCCCCGATATCGTCATCGGCGCTGCCACCGGCCCGATCGTCGCCCAGGTCTTCCTCACCGCGCATACCCGCACCGACAGGCCGGCGTTGGTCTCGGGGCTGCCCGGAATGGGCCTGCCCGCCAGCGGCAAGGGGATGAATTATCGCCGGCTGATGGATGCGTTCATCGCCCATTCCTCCGCCGAGGTGACCGCCTACACCGAGGCGAGCGCGCGGTCGCAGGTGCCCTGCGAGGTGCTGTTGGCCCGCCTGCCGATGCTGCGCTCGGAGGGCATCCCGCAGCTGACTGCATCCCCCATCGCCGAGGCGGCCCCGCCGTCGGTCGGCTCCCCGCCCTCCCCGCCCTCTCCTGTCGGTGCCCCGCAGATCGGCGCTCCTGCGCTCCCGCGCACCCTCGTCTTCGCACCGCAGGCGAAGGTCCCGGCCGAGCGTGCCGACCGCGAGGCGATCATCGCCGCCGTGGCCGACTTCGCCGACCGGCACCCGGAGTCGACGGCAGTGATCAAGATGCGCTCGCGACCCGGTGAGTTCGAAACCCACCACGAGCAGCATTCCTACTTCGAGATCCTCGACGACTTCCGCACCCGCGAAGTCCCCGGTGCGGCACGCATCGAGTTGGGCTATGGTCCCCTCAGCGACTTCCTCACCGACGGCTCGGCGCTGGTCACCGTGTCCTCGACGGCGGCACTCGAATCCATCGATCGCGGCATTCCGACCCTGCTCATCTCGGACTTCGGCTTCGACGCCGGACTGCTCAATGAGGTCTTCGAAGGCTCCGGCGCCACCGGCACATTGGCCGATGTCGCTGCCGGATCAATCGGATTCCCTGACCCGGAATGGCTGACCGAGAACTACTTCCACGTGCAAGACGGACAGCTGCGCCGCGACCTCGGGCTGCTGGCGACCCGCGCGCAGGCCGGTCAGCTGCCGAATCGGCGGGCCGCGCTGCTCAAGCAGAAGCGGATGCTGCTTCGTGCCGAGCTGCGCACCGTCACCCCGGCCCCCGTCGTCAGCGCCTACCGCAAACTGCGTCGCACCCGCTGA
- a CDS encoding DUF6069 family protein, with translation MSETNDTSNEEADVMNRRTEQATAPPSTAAPIQSAGHEPSAEPIATPLRSPALSATAVTLTAVSAALAVWVFAVPVAGVTLTAGGLTVSLTAVALVSLGSGCAASLSYLIMRGFRGGAVMWTVIACAVLVLSLAGPLLSGARDSALVTLELMHLAVGVTLIVGLRRFVSRSMSRAFDHDVAATDSASSAAGSE, from the coding sequence GTGTCAGAAACCAACGACACGTCGAACGAGGAGGCGGACGTGATGAACCGTCGCACCGAACAGGCAACAGCACCACCGTCCACAGCTGCCCCCATTCAGAGCGCCGGGCACGAACCATCGGCCGAGCCGATTGCGACTCCCCTGCGGAGTCCTGCTCTCAGCGCGACCGCCGTGACCCTCACCGCGGTCTCCGCTGCACTGGCAGTGTGGGTGTTTGCCGTACCGGTCGCCGGCGTCACTCTGACCGCCGGCGGCCTCACAGTCTCCCTTACTGCTGTTGCGCTCGTGTCCCTCGGCAGCGGGTGTGCAGCCAGCCTGTCCTACCTCATCATGAGAGGCTTTCGCGGCGGAGCGGTCATGTGGACCGTCATCGCCTGTGCTGTCCTCGTCCTGTCCCTCGCCGGTCCGCTGCTGTCAGGAGCCAGGGACTCGGCGCTGGTCACACTGGAGCTGATGCATCTGGCCGTCGGCGTCACGCTGATCGTCGGCCTGCGGCGCTTCGTCTCGCGCAGCATGAGCCGCGCCTTCGACCACGACGTCGCAGCAACTGATTCGGCCTCGTCTGCGGCGGGTTCCGAGTAA
- a CDS encoding methionine ABC transporter permease encodes MNDPTWFDNPAITDQMWPATVETLLMTAWSTGLAVLFGLPLGIWLFTASKGGLNSNPVVYRVLSFIVDITRSIPFIILIIALIPFARFVVGSALGWQATVVSLTIGAIPFYARLVENSLREVSEGKIEAALMMGASNGQVIRQVYVPEALPGLIGAATVTSVTLVSYTAMAGAVGGGGLGALAISYGYQRYQADTMIACIIVLVLIVTLIQFIGDRLARAVDHR; translated from the coding sequence ATGAACGATCCCACATGGTTCGACAACCCGGCGATCACCGATCAGATGTGGCCGGCCACCGTCGAGACTCTGCTCATGACCGCATGGTCGACCGGCCTGGCCGTGCTCTTCGGTCTGCCCTTGGGCATCTGGCTGTTCACCGCCTCGAAGGGCGGGCTGAACTCGAACCCGGTCGTCTACCGGGTGCTGTCCTTCATCGTCGACATCACGCGCTCGATCCCCTTCATCATCCTCATCATCGCGCTCATCCCCTTCGCCCGATTCGTTGTCGGCTCGGCACTCGGCTGGCAGGCGACCGTGGTGTCTCTGACCATCGGCGCGATCCCCTTCTATGCCCGTCTCGTCGAGAACTCGCTGCGCGAGGTCTCCGAGGGCAAGATCGAAGCCGCGCTGATGATGGGCGCATCGAACGGCCAGGTCATCCGTCAGGTCTACGTCCCCGAGGCTCTGCCGGGCCTCATCGGAGCCGCCACGGTCACCTCGGTGACGTTGGTGTCCTACACCGCGATGGCCGGTGCCGTCGGCGGCGGCGGACTGGGTGCACTGGCGATCTCCTACGGCTATCAGCGCTACCAGGCGGACACGATGATCGCCTGCATCATCGTCCTCGTCCTCATCGTCACGCTCATCCAGTTCATCGGCGACCGATTGGCCCGCGCGGTCGACCACCGGTGA
- a CDS encoding SDR family NAD(P)-dependent oxidoreductase, which translates to MDLQLAGKTVFISGSTQGIGYAIATLCSYEGATVIINGRNEDSVNAAVARLRDDNPAASARGIVADFGVVGQVDQLLDRLGDVDILINNVGLFDVATFAEIDDAEWTRCFEINLMGAVRLSRRLLPRMLANGWGRIIFIGTESAIDVPADMMHYGVTKAAALALSNGLAKLTRGTEVTVNTVLGGPTYSDGVAAVVEQIAAAQSMPVDDLRDSLVRESSLLQRFIDPGEIASLVGYLASPLSSATNGAALRADGGVLRSMV; encoded by the coding sequence ATGGACCTTCAACTGGCGGGCAAAACCGTCTTCATCTCGGGCTCGACACAGGGGATCGGGTACGCGATCGCCACCCTGTGCTCGTACGAAGGTGCGACGGTCATCATCAACGGACGCAACGAGGACAGCGTCAACGCGGCTGTTGCACGTCTGCGAGACGACAACCCGGCCGCCTCGGCGAGGGGAATCGTGGCGGACTTCGGTGTCGTCGGGCAGGTCGACCAGCTGCTCGACCGCCTCGGCGACGTGGATATCCTCATCAACAACGTCGGTCTCTTCGACGTGGCGACGTTTGCCGAGATCGACGATGCCGAGTGGACGCGCTGTTTCGAGATCAACCTCATGGGCGCGGTTCGCCTGTCCAGACGACTGCTTCCGCGGATGCTTGCGAATGGGTGGGGCCGCATCATCTTCATCGGCACGGAATCGGCCATCGACGTGCCCGCGGACATGATGCACTACGGGGTGACGAAGGCCGCGGCTCTGGCGCTGAGCAACGGTCTGGCGAAACTCACCCGCGGCACCGAGGTGACCGTGAACACCGTGCTCGGCGGACCAACGTATTCCGACGGGGTCGCCGCCGTGGTCGAACAGATCGCCGCCGCACAATCGATGCCCGTCGATGATCTGCGGGACTCACTGGTGCGGGAGTCCTCGCTGCTGCAGCGCTTCATCGACCCGGGCGAGATCGCCAGCTTGGTGGGCTATCTGGCCAGCCCGCTGTCTTCGGCGACGAACGGTGCGGCCCTGCGCGCAGACGGTGGGGTGCTGCGAAGCATGGTGTGA
- a CDS encoding GtrA family protein: MKESFSVRLRRLAVEAFKFLAVGGLGYIVDVGLSNLLAYGLGPIPALLEGSPIKSKIISTILAMVVVWLGNKLWTYGDRTTSSNMRGVVLFVAVNLAGMIITVIPLGVTWYLLDMRDQLSYNISTNVIGIGLAMVFRFYAYRTWVFKDENPDTEVVVPMEESSRVPDDRG; the protein is encoded by the coding sequence ATGAAAGAGTCATTCTCGGTCCGTCTCCGGCGCCTGGCGGTGGAAGCCTTCAAGTTCCTCGCCGTCGGCGGGCTCGGCTATATCGTCGACGTCGGCCTGTCGAACCTGCTGGCCTACGGACTCGGGCCGATCCCGGCTCTGCTCGAGGGCAGCCCGATCAAGTCGAAGATCATCTCGACGATCCTCGCGATGGTCGTCGTGTGGCTCGGCAACAAGCTCTGGACCTACGGCGACCGGACCACGAGCTCGAACATGCGCGGCGTCGTCCTGTTCGTCGCGGTCAACCTCGCCGGCATGATCATCACCGTCATCCCACTCGGCGTGACCTGGTATCTGCTCGATATGCGCGACCAGCTCAGCTACAACATCTCGACGAACGTCATCGGCATCGGATTGGCGATGGTCTTCCGGTTCTACGCCTACCGCACGTGGGTGTTCAAGGACGAAAACCCCGACACCGAGGTGGTCGTGCCGATGGAGGAATCGAGCCGAGTCCCCGACGACCGCGGCTGA
- a CDS encoding response regulator transcription factor: protein MIRIAVIEDQALMRSALISLLDLEDDITVVGEAARGDEVSELVRRLKPDVVLLDIDLPGMNGLEALEELNHATDGTTSTADYTDATGSSVIIVTTFGRAGYLRRAMDAGARGFLVKDDPVETLAGSIRRVAQGEMVIDPLLAAQALSSGENPLTDRESQVLRATDDGVPIVDAAEALHLSPSTVRNYLSSAIGKLGARNRAEAMRNARREGWM from the coding sequence ATGATCAGGATCGCCGTCATCGAGGACCAAGCTCTCATGCGCTCGGCTCTCATCAGTCTGCTCGACCTCGAAGACGACATCACCGTCGTCGGTGAGGCAGCACGCGGCGACGAAGTCTCCGAACTGGTCCGCAGACTCAAGCCGGATGTCGTTCTCCTCGACATCGATCTGCCGGGGATGAACGGACTCGAAGCTCTCGAAGAGCTCAACCATGCGACCGACGGCACCACATCCACCGCTGACTATACTGACGCGACCGGCTCCTCAGTCATCATCGTCACGACCTTCGGCCGAGCGGGATACCTGAGGCGTGCGATGGACGCAGGCGCACGGGGCTTCCTCGTCAAAGACGATCCGGTCGAGACGCTCGCCGGGTCGATTCGGCGGGTCGCACAGGGGGAGATGGTCATCGACCCGCTGTTGGCGGCCCAGGCACTGAGCTCAGGAGAGAACCCGCTCACGGACCGGGAGAGCCAAGTACTCCGCGCAACTGATGACGGGGTCCCCATCGTCGACGCGGCCGAGGCTCTGCATCTGTCTCCGAGCACCGTCCGCAACTACCTGTCGAGTGCGATCGGCAAGCTCGGGGCCCGCAATCGCGCCGAAGCGATGCGAAACGCCCGCCGCGAGGGGTGGATGTGA
- a CDS encoding methionine ABC transporter ATP-binding protein: MIELRALRKVFGGTVALEEIDLSVPAGEIHGIVGRSGAGKSTLIRCLTGLESPTSGTVSIDGVDLTNQSGAGLREARRSIGMVFQHVNLLDSSTALKNVAHPLKIAGVPKAERLAKARELLDFVGLGDRVDNYPSQLSGGQKQRVGIARALAAEPKVLLCDEPTSALDSTTTEQILGLIRSLRDRLGITVLIITHEMSVIREICDSVTLLADGRVAKTGKLAEVIAEPGSVLAKDLVPLPPVSLDDGASRLVEVSLAGTDLPTVLTAARNAGASAEAILAGAVETIDGRQVGRLRFSVDSADQAKELISALQADGIYAEEAA; this comes from the coding sequence GTGATCGAACTGCGCGCACTGCGAAAGGTGTTCGGAGGCACCGTCGCCCTGGAGGAGATCGACCTCTCGGTCCCCGCCGGAGAGATCCACGGAATCGTCGGCCGCTCCGGCGCCGGCAAGTCCACCCTCATCCGCTGCCTGACCGGGCTCGAGTCCCCCACCTCTGGGACGGTGTCGATCGACGGCGTCGACCTCACGAACCAGTCCGGTGCCGGTCTGCGCGAGGCCCGCCGCAGCATCGGCATGGTCTTCCAGCACGTCAACCTCCTCGACTCGAGCACGGCGCTGAAGAACGTCGCCCACCCGCTCAAGATCGCCGGAGTGCCGAAGGCCGAACGTCTGGCCAAGGCCCGTGAACTCCTCGATTTCGTCGGCCTCGGCGACCGCGTCGACAACTATCCCTCTCAGCTCTCGGGCGGGCAGAAACAGCGCGTCGGCATCGCCCGCGCCCTCGCCGCCGAGCCGAAGGTGCTGCTGTGCGATGAGCCCACCTCGGCGCTGGATTCGACGACGACGGAGCAGATCCTCGGTCTCATCCGCTCGCTGCGCGACCGACTGGGCATCACCGTCCTCATCATCACCCACGAGATGTCCGTCATCCGCGAGATCTGCGACTCCGTGACGCTGCTCGCCGACGGCCGCGTGGCCAAGACCGGGAAACTCGCCGAGGTCATCGCCGAGCCCGGGTCGGTGCTTGCCAAGGATCTCGTCCCCCTGCCTCCGGTCAGCCTCGATGACGGGGCGAGCCGCCTCGTCGAGGTGTCCCTGGCCGGGACGGACCTGCCGACCGTGCTCACCGCCGCGCGGAACGCCGGAGCGAGCGCCGAGGCGATCCTCGCCGGAGCCGTGGAGACCATCGACGGTCGCCAGGTCGGCCGGCTGCGCTTCTCCGTCGACTCGGCCGACCAGGCGAAAGAGCTGATCAGCGCCCTGCAAGCCGATGGAATCTATGCGGAGGAGGCTGCCTGA
- a CDS encoding glycosyltransferase, giving the protein MHEESSRIAAIVPCHNEEITVAKVVGDLKAAVPGITVYVYDNCSSDRTSQRAAGAGAIVRRENVPGKGNVVRRAFADIDADIYVMIDGDDTYEAAHLPEMIDTLISGPYDHVLGVRQDNQETTSYRPGHEAGNQMFNRLTGWLFGSEVSDMLSGYRVFSRRFVKSFPAISRRFEIETELTVHTMSLRLPTTEVAVDFRDRPDGSESKLSTVKDGFRILGLISALVRHERPRLFYGSLTVLLAALSLVFGLPVIWEFWQTGLVPRFPTAILAAALMGLAFLLGSVGLTLDGLRRARRETSRLVYLSLPAVTGRPVTERQSPGKTRTGGDTFAEAAGPGAVDPSVEAAREGAQVRTDEQVRTRLAS; this is encoded by the coding sequence ATGCACGAAGAATCGAGCAGGATCGCGGCGATCGTTCCCTGCCACAACGAGGAGATCACCGTCGCCAAGGTCGTCGGCGACCTCAAGGCCGCCGTCCCCGGCATCACCGTCTACGTCTACGACAACTGCTCGAGCGATCGCACTTCGCAGCGTGCCGCCGGGGCGGGAGCCATCGTCCGCAGGGAGAACGTGCCGGGCAAGGGCAACGTCGTCCGCCGCGCCTTCGCCGACATCGACGCCGACATCTACGTGATGATCGACGGCGACGACACCTACGAGGCGGCCCACCTGCCCGAGATGATCGACACCCTGATCTCCGGCCCGTACGATCATGTGCTCGGAGTTCGCCAGGACAATCAGGAGACCACGTCGTACCGTCCCGGCCACGAGGCAGGGAACCAGATGTTCAACCGGCTGACCGGGTGGCTCTTCGGATCCGAGGTCTCCGACATGCTCTCGGGCTACCGCGTGTTCTCCCGCCGCTTCGTCAAATCGTTCCCCGCGATCAGTCGCCGGTTCGAGATCGAAACCGAGCTGACCGTGCACACGATGTCCCTGCGCCTACCCACCACCGAGGTGGCCGTGGACTTCCGCGACCGACCCGACGGGAGCGAGTCGAAGCTCTCGACCGTCAAGGACGGGTTCCGCATCCTCGGTCTGATCTCCGCCCTCGTGAGGCACGAACGACCCCGCCTGTTCTACGGCAGCCTCACCGTGTTGCTCGCGGCCCTGTCGCTGGTCTTCGGCCTGCCCGTGATCTGGGAGTTCTGGCAGACCGGTCTCGTGCCCCGGTTCCCGACAGCGATCCTCGCCGCTGCGCTCATGGGACTGGCGTTCCTGCTCGGCAGCGTCGGCCTGACCTTGGACGGTCTGCGCCGAGCCAGGCGGGAGACCTCCCGCTTGGTCTACCTCAGCCTGCCCGCCGTGACCGGTCGACCCGTCACCGAACGGCAGAGCCCGGGGAAGACCCGCACGGGAGGCGACACGTTCGCCGAGGCGGCCGGGCCAGGGGCGGTCGACCCCTCAGTTGAAGCGGCGCGCGAAGGGGCGCAGGTGCGAACCGACGAGCAGGTGCGGACGCGACTGGCTTCATGA
- a CDS encoding polysialyltransferase family glycosyltransferase, whose amino-acid sequence MKQIFLASTLFELVCLAAGIDGGDYDRPAAPALMGTEGLAPDDAPAPTERILLVSNNAVVMELSESFVDSPGAASLIARFDRVVDLNEALAPLYVHPSSWRPDHADLPVVESYLRGRWGLDDTDEIELVIESPQVNPAIALGRVFSRATIRVHADGLMSFGPTRNQIPLTNGQRMSVLHYLPLVPGISPKLLREFGIVHRPLSVESFTGVVRELGEHSAEALEDELGDVLSAAPSKNRPWALVVGQYLSALGLITSEEETQLHIEMIEAAAARGMEVVVFKPHPAAPPSQTGPLFEAAQRLGITLLLFDLPVMAEVIIDRLSPDLIVGGFSTALMTARQIYQVPALAVGTDLLLEAIAPYQNSNRIPLTIISEICDGSAPDRAEAHPQLARLLAAVTYCMAPTLSHDLRDAATDFLTEVFDEHIGGDSADRFGRYFKRRRLTALALPGSTTKAFAPKRMIRRSGTLVIKAVARKQQRIMKRIQQR is encoded by the coding sequence GTGAAACAGATCTTCCTGGCCTCGACCCTGTTCGAGCTCGTCTGCCTGGCAGCCGGAATCGACGGCGGTGACTACGACCGGCCGGCGGCTCCGGCGCTGATGGGAACCGAAGGGCTCGCGCCCGACGACGCTCCGGCACCGACCGAGCGGATCCTCCTGGTCAGCAACAATGCCGTCGTCATGGAGCTCTCGGAGTCATTCGTCGACTCGCCGGGGGCCGCCTCGTTGATCGCCCGTTTCGATCGGGTCGTCGATCTCAACGAAGCCCTCGCGCCTCTGTACGTCCATCCTTCGTCGTGGCGACCCGATCATGCGGATCTGCCCGTTGTGGAATCGTATCTGCGTGGCCGCTGGGGGCTGGACGACACCGACGAGATCGAGCTCGTGATCGAATCACCCCAGGTCAACCCGGCCATTGCACTCGGCCGAGTGTTCTCCCGGGCGACGATCAGGGTGCATGCCGACGGGCTGATGAGCTTCGGCCCGACCCGCAATCAGATTCCGCTGACGAACGGTCAGCGCATGTCCGTGCTGCATTATCTGCCGCTGGTGCCGGGGATCTCGCCGAAGCTGCTCCGCGAATTCGGCATCGTCCACCGCCCACTGAGCGTCGAGTCGTTCACCGGTGTGGTGCGCGAGCTCGGCGAGCATTCGGCCGAGGCGCTGGAGGACGAGCTGGGCGACGTTCTCAGCGCCGCGCCGTCGAAGAACCGTCCGTGGGCACTGGTTGTCGGCCAGTATCTGTCGGCGCTGGGACTCATCACCTCCGAGGAGGAGACGCAGCTGCACATCGAGATGATCGAGGCCGCTGCTGCCCGCGGCATGGAGGTCGTGGTGTTCAAACCGCACCCGGCGGCTCCGCCTTCGCAGACGGGACCGCTGTTCGAGGCGGCACAACGACTCGGCATCACACTGCTGCTGTTCGACCTGCCCGTCATGGCCGAGGTCATCATCGATCGGCTGTCTCCCGACCTCATCGTCGGCGGGTTCTCGACCGCGCTGATGACTGCTCGCCAGATCTATCAGGTGCCCGCCCTGGCCGTGGGGACGGATCTGCTGCTCGAAGCCATCGCTCCCTACCAGAACAGCAACCGCATTCCGCTGACGATCATCTCCGAGATCTGCGACGGCAGCGCCCCGGACAGAGCCGAAGCGCATCCGCAGCTGGCGCGTCTGCTCGCGGCAGTCACCTACTGCATGGCACCGACCTTGTCGCACGATCTGCGCGACGCGGCGACCGACTTCCTCACAGAGGTCTTCGACGAGCACATCGGCGGCGATTCCGCCGACCGGTTCGGCCGCTATTTCAAACGCCGACGCCTCACCGCGCTCGCTCTGCCGGGCAGCACGACGAAAGCGTTCGCTCCGAAGCGGATGATCAGACGGTCGGGAACGCTCGTGATCAAAGCGGTGGCAAGAAAACAACAACGCATCATGAAACGGATCCAACAGCGGTGA
- a CDS encoding sensor histidine kinase: MTKQSISTDCDDEVTRWVARTRGPGFALIWLPVLMLSPMLTAVLDGKAVILAVHLAIAALYVITVVIAHRGLPQRVGELCTIGLMALVVVQFFLSPGGQGFLYPLLAIAAATAIRLRAALGIVMGLAISGSFAEGFATMSLSNALQFGFATVMAGASTYLIRCLTVTIDDLRATRRRLAGLAVVEERQRFSRDLHDLLGHTLSVIVVKAEAIRRLADGDPAVAAKHAQEIEGIGRTALADVRQTVAGYRQMGFADELSHAVETLEDAGVEVETTTPVPHLDGPTDTLFAWAVREAATNILRHAHASHCTMKISVDESAAALEITDDGHGMGSNPTGSGLIGVRERAERLGGHVHTRSGPRGFTLSVDAPSTEESE, from the coding sequence ATGACGAAGCAATCCATTTCGACCGACTGCGACGACGAAGTCACACGGTGGGTCGCCCGAACCCGCGGACCGGGGTTCGCGCTGATCTGGCTGCCGGTCCTCATGCTGTCCCCGATGCTGACAGCTGTTCTTGACGGCAAGGCCGTGATACTCGCGGTCCATCTGGCGATCGCCGCCCTCTATGTCATCACGGTCGTCATCGCCCACCGCGGCCTGCCGCAGCGAGTGGGAGAACTCTGCACGATCGGGCTCATGGCACTCGTCGTCGTCCAATTCTTCCTGTCGCCCGGAGGTCAAGGCTTCCTCTATCCGCTGCTCGCCATCGCAGCGGCAACCGCGATCCGCCTTCGCGCCGCACTCGGCATCGTGATGGGCCTGGCCATCAGCGGCTCCTTCGCTGAAGGGTTCGCCACAATGTCGCTCAGCAATGCGCTGCAGTTCGGCTTCGCCACCGTCATGGCCGGCGCCAGCACCTACCTGATCCGCTGTCTCACCGTCACGATCGACGACCTGCGCGCCACCCGACGCCGTTTGGCCGGGCTTGCGGTCGTCGAGGAACGCCAGCGCTTCTCCAGAGATCTCCATGACCTGCTCGGCCACACTCTCTCGGTGATCGTGGTCAAGGCCGAGGCCATTCGTCGCCTCGCCGACGGTGATCCCGCAGTCGCCGCCAAGCATGCGCAGGAGATCGAAGGCATCGGGCGCACAGCCCTGGCCGATGTCCGGCAGACGGTCGCCGGGTACCGGCAGATGGGCTTTGCCGACGAGCTGTCCCACGCCGTCGAAACCCTTGAGGACGCCGGGGTCGAAGTCGAGACGACGACTCCGGTGCCGCACCTCGATGGTCCCACCGACACCCTCTTCGCCTGGGCTGTCCGGGAGGCGGCGACGAACATTCTCCGTCACGCCCACGCATCCCACTGCACGATGAAGATCTCTGTCGACGAGTCAGCTGCAGCACTCGAAATCACCGACGACGGCCACGGGATGGGCTCGAATCCGACCGGCTCGGGCCTGATCGGGGTGCGAGAGAGGGCAGAACGTCTGGGCGGTCACGTGCATACACGCTCGGGCCCGCGCGGCTTCACGCTCAGCGTCGACGCACCGAGCACAGAGGAATCGGAATGA
- a CDS encoding MetQ/NlpA family ABC transporter substrate-binding protein produces MKTKLIAIAASATLLLSGCGLVGGGTDSVGEKDGDITKLTVGATPVPQGDILRYVDENLAEDAGLDIEVTEYTDYTLPNKALNDGDIDANYFQHKPYLDSEVEGQGYEITGFEPINLEPFALFSKDIKDVKDIPKNAKIGINNDPSNQGRALKMLEDAKLITLKDGVDAVDAKLSDVEENPKNIEFVEADAAQLARTLEDVDASVINGNNALEAGLSPAKDGILLEKAENNPYGNFLAVRTENKDDENIKKLDELLHSPEVKKFIKDKWADGSVLPSF; encoded by the coding sequence ATGAAGACCAAGCTCATTGCGATCGCGGCCAGCGCCACTCTGCTGCTGTCGGGCTGCGGACTTGTCGGCGGCGGCACCGATTCCGTCGGTGAGAAGGACGGCGACATCACGAAGCTCACCGTGGGTGCGACCCCGGTTCCGCAGGGCGACATCCTGCGCTACGTGGACGAGAACCTCGCCGAGGATGCCGGCCTCGACATCGAGGTCACCGAATACACGGACTACACGCTGCCGAACAAGGCGCTCAACGACGGCGACATCGACGCGAACTACTTCCAGCACAAGCCGTACCTCGACTCCGAGGTCGAAGGCCAGGGCTACGAGATCACCGGCTTCGAGCCGATCAACCTCGAGCCCTTCGCACTGTTCTCGAAGGACATCAAGGACGTCAAGGACATTCCGAAGAACGCGAAGATCGGCATCAACAACGACCCGTCGAACCAGGGTCGTGCGCTGAAGATGCTCGAAGACGCGAAGCTCATCACCCTCAAGGACGGAGTGGACGCGGTCGACGCGAAGCTCTCCGACGTCGAGGAGAATCCGAAGAACATCGAGTTCGTCGAGGCCGACGCCGCGCAGCTGGCTCGCACCCTCGAAGACGTCGACGCCTCTGTCATCAACGGCAACAACGCCCTGGAGGCCGGACTGAGCCCGGCCAAGGACGGCATCCTGTTGGAGAAGGCCGAGAACAACCCGTACGGCAACTTCCTCGCCGTGCGCACGGAGAACAAGGACGACGAGAACATCAAGAAGCTCGACGAGCTGCTCCACTCCCCCGAGGTGAAGAAGTTCATCAAGGACAAGTGGGCCGACGGCTCCGTCCTCCCCAGCTTCTGA